The following coding sequences are from one Vulpes vulpes isolate BD-2025 chromosome 12, VulVul3, whole genome shotgun sequence window:
- the NCBP1 gene encoding nuclear cap-binding protein subunit 1 isoform X1 has product MSRRRHSDENDGGQPHKRRKTSDANETEDHLESLICKVGEKSACSLESNLEGLAGVLEADLPNYKSKILRLLCTVARLLPEKLTIYTTLVGLLNARNYNFGGEFVEAMIRQLKESLKANNYNEAVYLVRFLSDLVNCHVIAAPSMVAMFENFVSVTQEEDVPQVRRDWYVYAFLSSLPWVGKELYEKKDAEMDRIFANTESYLKRRQKTHVPMLQVWTAEKPHPQEEYLDCLWAQIQKLKKDRWQERHILRPYLAFDSILCEALQHNLPPFTPPPHTEDSVYPMPRVIFRMFDYTDDPEGPVMPGSHSVERFVIEENLHCIIKSHWKERKTCAAQLVSYPGKNKIPLNYHIVEVIFAELFQLPAPPHIDVMYTTLLIELCKLQPGSLPQVLAQATEMLYMRLDTMNTTCVDRFINWFSHHLSNFQFRWSWEDWSDCLTQDPESPKPKFVREVLEKCMRLSYHQRILDIVPPTFSALCPANPTCIYKYGDESSNSLPGHSVALCLAVAFKSKATNDEIFSILKDVPNPNQDDDDDEGFSFNPLKIEVFVQTLLHLAAKSFSHSFSALAKFHEVFKTLAESDEGKLHVLRVMFEVWRNHPQMIAVLVDKMIRTQIVDCAAVANWIFSSELSRDFTRLFVWEILHSTIRKMNKHVLKIQKELEEAKEKLARQHKRRSDDDDRSSDRKDGALEEQIERLQEKVESAQSEQKNLFLVIFQRFIMILTEHLVRCETDGTSVLTPWYKNCIERLQQIFLQHHQIIQQYMVTLENLLFTAELDPHILAVFQQFCALQA; this is encoded by the exons GAGGACAGCCTCACAAAAGGAGAAAGACCTCGGATGCCAATGAAACTGAAGATCATTTGGAATCCTTAATATGCAAAGTAGGAGAAAAG AGTGCCTGCTCTCTGGAGAGCAACCTAGAAGGCTTGGCAGGTGTTTTAGAAGCTGATCTTCCTAACTACAAGAGCAAGATCTTAAGGCTTCTTTGTACAGT TGCACGCCTGTTACCTGAGAAGTTGACAATTTATACAACATTAGTTGGACTGCTGAATGCCAGGAATTACAACTTTGGTGGAGAGTTTGTAGAAGCTATGATTCGTCAGCTTAAAGAATCATTGAAAGCAAACAACTATAACGAAGCTGTATATTTG GTCCGTTTTTTATCTGATCTTGTGAATTGTCATGTCATTGCTGCCCCATCCATGGTTGCtatgtttgaaaattttgtaAGTGTAACTCAGGAAGAAGATGTACCTCAG gTGCGGCGAGATTGGTATGTGTATGCCTTTCTGTCATCTTTGCCCTGGGTTGGAAAGGAGTTATACGAAAAGAAAGATGCAGAGATGGAccgcatctttgccaacactgaAAGCTATCTTAA aagACGCCAAAAAACACATGTGCCCATGTTACAAGTATGGACTGCTGAGAAACCACATCCGCAAGAAGAG TATTTAGATTGCCTGTGGGCCCAGATTCAGAAATTGAAAAAGGATCGCTGGCAGGAGCGGCACATCCTAAGACCTTATCTTGCCTTTGACAGCATCCTGTGTGAAGCATTGCAACACAATCTGCCTCCTTTTACACCACCTCCGCACACGGAAGATTCAGTGTACCCGATGCCAAGGGTCATCTTCAGAATGTTTGATTACACGGATGATCCTGAA gGTCCTGTAATGCCAGGGAGTCATTCAGTTGAAAGATTTGTAATAGAAGAGAATCTTCACTGCATCATTAAGTCTcactggaaggaaaggaagacttG TGCTGCACAGTTGGTGAGCTATCCAGGGAAGAACAAGATCCCCTTGAACTACCACATAGTTGAG GTGATTTTTGCAGAGCTGTTTCAGCTTCCAGCACCCCCGCACATTGATGTGATGTACACAACACTGCTTATCGAGCTGTGCAAACTCCAGCCTGGCTCTCTACCCCAAGTT CTTGCACAGGCAACTGAAATGTTATATATGCGTTTGGACACGATGAACACTACATGTGTAGACAG ATTTATTAATTGGTTTTCTCATCATCTAAGTAACTTCCAGTTCCGTTGGAGCTGGGAAGATTG GTCAGATTGTCTTACTCAAGATCCTGAAAGTCCCAAACCAAAGTTTGTTAGAGAAGTTCTAGAAAAATGTATGAG GTTGTCTTACCATCAGCGTATATTAGATATTGTTCCTCCTACCTTCTCAGCTCTATGTCCTGCAAACCCAACCTGCATTTACAAGTATGGAGATGAAAGTAGCA ATTCTCTTCCTGGACATTCAGTTGCCCTCTGTTTAGCTGTTGCCTTTAAAAGTAAAGCAACAAATGATGAAATCTTCAGCATTCTGAAAGATGTACCAAATCCTAAccaggatgatgatgatg aTGAAGGGTTCAGCTTTAACCCACTGAAAATAGAGGTCTTTGTACAGACTCTGCTACACTTGGCAGCCAAATCATTCAGCCACTCCTTTAGTGCCCTTGCAAA GTTTCATGAAGTCTTCAAAACCCTAGCTGAGAGTGATGAAGGAAAGTTACATGTTCTAAGAGTTATGTTTGAGGTCTGGAGGAACCATCCACag ATGATTGCTGTACTAGTAGATAAGATGATCCGTACACAGATTGTTGACTGCGCTGCGGTGGCTAATTGGATCTTCTCTTCAGAACTGTCACGAGACTTTACTAG ATTGTTTGTTTGGGAAATTTTGCACTCCACAATTCGTAAGATGAACAAACACGTTCTCAAAATCCAGAAAGAGCTGGAAGAAGCTAAAGAAAAACTTGCAAGGCAACACAAACGG CGAAGTGACGATGATGACAGAAGCAGTGACAGGAAAGATGGAGCTCTAGAGGAGCAAATAGAAAGACTGCAGGAAAAAGTAGAATCTGCTCAGAGTGAACAGAAGAACCTCTTCCTTGTCATATTCCAG CGATTTATCATGATCTTGACTGAGCACTTAGTACGATGTGAGACTGACGGGACCAGTGTATTAACCCCATGGTATAAGAACTGTATAGAGAGGCTCCAGCAGATCTTCTTACAG CATCACCAAATAATCCAGCAGTACATGGTGACCCTGGAGAACCTGCTCTTCACTGCTGAGTTAGACCCTCATATCCTGGCTGTGTTCCAGCAGTTCTGTGCCCTACAGGCCTAA
- the NCBP1 gene encoding nuclear cap-binding protein subunit 1 isoform X3: MYLRCGEIGMCMPFCHLCPGLERSYTKRKMQRWTASLPTLKAILKDAKKHMCPCYKYGLLRNHIRKKSILCEALQHNLPPFTPPPHTEDSVYPMPRVIFRMFDYTDDPEGPVMPGSHSVERFVIEENLHCIIKSHWKERKTCAAQLVSYPGKNKIPLNYHIVEVIFAELFQLPAPPHIDVMYTTLLIELCKLQPGSLPQVLAQATEMLYMRLDTMNTTCVDRFINWFSHHLSNFQFRWSWEDWSDCLTQDPESPKPKFVREVLEKCMRLSYHQRILDIVPPTFSALCPANPTCIYKYGDESSNSLPGHSVALCLAVAFKSKATNDEIFSILKDVPNPNQDDDDDEGFSFNPLKIEVFVQTLLHLAAKSFSHSFSALAKFHEVFKTLAESDEGKLHVLRVMFEVWRNHPQMIAVLVDKMIRTQIVDCAAVANWIFSSELSRDFTRLFVWEILHSTIRKMNKHVLKIQKELEEAKEKLARQHKRRSDDDDRSSDRKDGALEEQIERLQEKVESAQSEQKNLFLVIFQRFIMILTEHLVRCETDGTSVLTPWYKNCIERLQQIFLQHHQIIQQYMVTLENLLFTAELDPHILAVFQQFCALQA, from the exons ATGTACCTCAG gTGCGGCGAGATTGGTATGTGTATGCCTTTCTGTCATCTTTGCCCTGGGTTGGAAAGGAGTTATACGAAAAGAAAGATGCAGAGATGGAccgcatctttgccaacactgaAAGCTATCTTAA aagACGCCAAAAAACACATGTGCCCATGTTACAAGTATGGACTGCTGAGAAACCACATCCGCAAGAAGAG CATCCTGTGTGAAGCATTGCAACACAATCTGCCTCCTTTTACACCACCTCCGCACACGGAAGATTCAGTGTACCCGATGCCAAGGGTCATCTTCAGAATGTTTGATTACACGGATGATCCTGAA gGTCCTGTAATGCCAGGGAGTCATTCAGTTGAAAGATTTGTAATAGAAGAGAATCTTCACTGCATCATTAAGTCTcactggaaggaaaggaagacttG TGCTGCACAGTTGGTGAGCTATCCAGGGAAGAACAAGATCCCCTTGAACTACCACATAGTTGAG GTGATTTTTGCAGAGCTGTTTCAGCTTCCAGCACCCCCGCACATTGATGTGATGTACACAACACTGCTTATCGAGCTGTGCAAACTCCAGCCTGGCTCTCTACCCCAAGTT CTTGCACAGGCAACTGAAATGTTATATATGCGTTTGGACACGATGAACACTACATGTGTAGACAG ATTTATTAATTGGTTTTCTCATCATCTAAGTAACTTCCAGTTCCGTTGGAGCTGGGAAGATTG GTCAGATTGTCTTACTCAAGATCCTGAAAGTCCCAAACCAAAGTTTGTTAGAGAAGTTCTAGAAAAATGTATGAG GTTGTCTTACCATCAGCGTATATTAGATATTGTTCCTCCTACCTTCTCAGCTCTATGTCCTGCAAACCCAACCTGCATTTACAAGTATGGAGATGAAAGTAGCA ATTCTCTTCCTGGACATTCAGTTGCCCTCTGTTTAGCTGTTGCCTTTAAAAGTAAAGCAACAAATGATGAAATCTTCAGCATTCTGAAAGATGTACCAAATCCTAAccaggatgatgatgatg aTGAAGGGTTCAGCTTTAACCCACTGAAAATAGAGGTCTTTGTACAGACTCTGCTACACTTGGCAGCCAAATCATTCAGCCACTCCTTTAGTGCCCTTGCAAA GTTTCATGAAGTCTTCAAAACCCTAGCTGAGAGTGATGAAGGAAAGTTACATGTTCTAAGAGTTATGTTTGAGGTCTGGAGGAACCATCCACag ATGATTGCTGTACTAGTAGATAAGATGATCCGTACACAGATTGTTGACTGCGCTGCGGTGGCTAATTGGATCTTCTCTTCAGAACTGTCACGAGACTTTACTAG ATTGTTTGTTTGGGAAATTTTGCACTCCACAATTCGTAAGATGAACAAACACGTTCTCAAAATCCAGAAAGAGCTGGAAGAAGCTAAAGAAAAACTTGCAAGGCAACACAAACGG CGAAGTGACGATGATGACAGAAGCAGTGACAGGAAAGATGGAGCTCTAGAGGAGCAAATAGAAAGACTGCAGGAAAAAGTAGAATCTGCTCAGAGTGAACAGAAGAACCTCTTCCTTGTCATATTCCAG CGATTTATCATGATCTTGACTGAGCACTTAGTACGATGTGAGACTGACGGGACCAGTGTATTAACCCCATGGTATAAGAACTGTATAGAGAGGCTCCAGCAGATCTTCTTACAG CATCACCAAATAATCCAGCAGTACATGGTGACCCTGGAGAACCTGCTCTTCACTGCTGAGTTAGACCCTCATATCCTGGCTGTGTTCCAGCAGTTCTGTGCCCTACAGGCCTAA
- the NCBP1 gene encoding nuclear cap-binding protein subunit 1 isoform X2, giving the protein MIRQLKESLKANNYNEAVYLVRFLSDLVNCHVIAAPSMVAMFENFVSVTQEEDVPQVRRDWYVYAFLSSLPWVGKELYEKKDAEMDRIFANTESYLKRRQKTHVPMLQVWTAEKPHPQEEYLDCLWAQIQKLKKDRWQERHILRPYLAFDSILCEALQHNLPPFTPPPHTEDSVYPMPRVIFRMFDYTDDPEGPVMPGSHSVERFVIEENLHCIIKSHWKERKTCAAQLVSYPGKNKIPLNYHIVEVIFAELFQLPAPPHIDVMYTTLLIELCKLQPGSLPQVLAQATEMLYMRLDTMNTTCVDRFINWFSHHLSNFQFRWSWEDWSDCLTQDPESPKPKFVREVLEKCMRLSYHQRILDIVPPTFSALCPANPTCIYKYGDESSNSLPGHSVALCLAVAFKSKATNDEIFSILKDVPNPNQDDDDDEGFSFNPLKIEVFVQTLLHLAAKSFSHSFSALAKFHEVFKTLAESDEGKLHVLRVMFEVWRNHPQMIAVLVDKMIRTQIVDCAAVANWIFSSELSRDFTRLFVWEILHSTIRKMNKHVLKIQKELEEAKEKLARQHKRRSDDDDRSSDRKDGALEEQIERLQEKVESAQSEQKNLFLVIFQRFIMILTEHLVRCETDGTSVLTPWYKNCIERLQQIFLQHHQIIQQYMVTLENLLFTAELDPHILAVFQQFCALQA; this is encoded by the exons ATGATTCGTCAGCTTAAAGAATCATTGAAAGCAAACAACTATAACGAAGCTGTATATTTG GTCCGTTTTTTATCTGATCTTGTGAATTGTCATGTCATTGCTGCCCCATCCATGGTTGCtatgtttgaaaattttgtaAGTGTAACTCAGGAAGAAGATGTACCTCAG gTGCGGCGAGATTGGTATGTGTATGCCTTTCTGTCATCTTTGCCCTGGGTTGGAAAGGAGTTATACGAAAAGAAAGATGCAGAGATGGAccgcatctttgccaacactgaAAGCTATCTTAA aagACGCCAAAAAACACATGTGCCCATGTTACAAGTATGGACTGCTGAGAAACCACATCCGCAAGAAGAG TATTTAGATTGCCTGTGGGCCCAGATTCAGAAATTGAAAAAGGATCGCTGGCAGGAGCGGCACATCCTAAGACCTTATCTTGCCTTTGACAGCATCCTGTGTGAAGCATTGCAACACAATCTGCCTCCTTTTACACCACCTCCGCACACGGAAGATTCAGTGTACCCGATGCCAAGGGTCATCTTCAGAATGTTTGATTACACGGATGATCCTGAA gGTCCTGTAATGCCAGGGAGTCATTCAGTTGAAAGATTTGTAATAGAAGAGAATCTTCACTGCATCATTAAGTCTcactggaaggaaaggaagacttG TGCTGCACAGTTGGTGAGCTATCCAGGGAAGAACAAGATCCCCTTGAACTACCACATAGTTGAG GTGATTTTTGCAGAGCTGTTTCAGCTTCCAGCACCCCCGCACATTGATGTGATGTACACAACACTGCTTATCGAGCTGTGCAAACTCCAGCCTGGCTCTCTACCCCAAGTT CTTGCACAGGCAACTGAAATGTTATATATGCGTTTGGACACGATGAACACTACATGTGTAGACAG ATTTATTAATTGGTTTTCTCATCATCTAAGTAACTTCCAGTTCCGTTGGAGCTGGGAAGATTG GTCAGATTGTCTTACTCAAGATCCTGAAAGTCCCAAACCAAAGTTTGTTAGAGAAGTTCTAGAAAAATGTATGAG GTTGTCTTACCATCAGCGTATATTAGATATTGTTCCTCCTACCTTCTCAGCTCTATGTCCTGCAAACCCAACCTGCATTTACAAGTATGGAGATGAAAGTAGCA ATTCTCTTCCTGGACATTCAGTTGCCCTCTGTTTAGCTGTTGCCTTTAAAAGTAAAGCAACAAATGATGAAATCTTCAGCATTCTGAAAGATGTACCAAATCCTAAccaggatgatgatgatg aTGAAGGGTTCAGCTTTAACCCACTGAAAATAGAGGTCTTTGTACAGACTCTGCTACACTTGGCAGCCAAATCATTCAGCCACTCCTTTAGTGCCCTTGCAAA GTTTCATGAAGTCTTCAAAACCCTAGCTGAGAGTGATGAAGGAAAGTTACATGTTCTAAGAGTTATGTTTGAGGTCTGGAGGAACCATCCACag ATGATTGCTGTACTAGTAGATAAGATGATCCGTACACAGATTGTTGACTGCGCTGCGGTGGCTAATTGGATCTTCTCTTCAGAACTGTCACGAGACTTTACTAG ATTGTTTGTTTGGGAAATTTTGCACTCCACAATTCGTAAGATGAACAAACACGTTCTCAAAATCCAGAAAGAGCTGGAAGAAGCTAAAGAAAAACTTGCAAGGCAACACAAACGG CGAAGTGACGATGATGACAGAAGCAGTGACAGGAAAGATGGAGCTCTAGAGGAGCAAATAGAAAGACTGCAGGAAAAAGTAGAATCTGCTCAGAGTGAACAGAAGAACCTCTTCCTTGTCATATTCCAG CGATTTATCATGATCTTGACTGAGCACTTAGTACGATGTGAGACTGACGGGACCAGTGTATTAACCCCATGGTATAAGAACTGTATAGAGAGGCTCCAGCAGATCTTCTTACAG CATCACCAAATAATCCAGCAGTACATGGTGACCCTGGAGAACCTGCTCTTCACTGCTGAGTTAGACCCTCATATCCTGGCTGTGTTCCAGCAGTTCTGTGCCCTACAGGCCTAA